In the Drosophila teissieri strain GT53w chromosome 3R, Prin_Dtei_1.1, whole genome shotgun sequence genome, aaacgtatttttataaaaaaaataaaaataaaaccaccCGAAGTATTGCATTTTCAACTccaattttcactttttgcgcGCTTGAACTTGCTGAACTTGGCCAGTGCTGCCCATCAAATTGGTCTATCGATAACGGAGATGGCCAGGGCAGCGGGAGTGCTGCGTGAGTAACGACTGGTAAGAGAATAACGGGGAGCTGGGATTAAAGTGCAATGGTAATTAGGTAATCAACGCATGCacgtcaaaacaaaaataaaaaataatctgCCTACGTATTTTACAAGTCATCATATTTGAGAAGAATATCTATTATTACTCGTGAGCCTTCGTGACTGCTCACAGCTGTTCTCCGGTTTCTCCCATCACTATTATATTTATGGGGACTTTTGTTTGGCGGTGTTGCGTCCCccaaagaatgcaaaaataaaacgcaaaaaagTTGTTCGCTAGGAAATCAAACGTGAATCATGGCCACGTTAGTGAAGCCCAAAAAGCAGGTGAGTCGTGGGCAGTAAGAATTTAAAATCTAAGGCCTGATGTTAAAATTGCAGAAGAGCAAGAGGACTTACAACAGAGGGCCGatccaaaaagaagaagaggaggaacaTGCTGAGTTATCAACAAGTGAAGAACAAAGACCATCGGAGAATGTGTCTCTGCTGGAGGAATTCGAGCGAGTTGCGGCCTTGGCCAGCAGTTCCAGTGGCGAGGCAATCATAAGCCACGAGTGCTGCATCTCCAGCGATGTAGGAGAACCGCCGCAAGAGCCAGAAACAAAGGAACACACAGAAACAGAGGCCCAACCCAGTGCTCCAAGTGCCCCGCCCTCGACGACCGGTCACATCGTTCAGTACCCAAATCTGCAGCCTATGCAAATGTCCAATGCGCAGGTGGAGGAGCATTCCGCTAAGATTGTGTACCGACAGGCGGAGTCTCCAACGGGCTTCGCTCTGGCCAGGAGTCACATTAAACCATTAAGTACGGAGGAACTGCGGCGAATCTACGATTGCCCCGATCTGGAGTTGGCCAAGCAATTTGAGTTGGAATTCCTAATGAACTCATTGCTGGAGTCCAGCGAGGCAGATCCTCTGTATGCGGCTGTAATGGAATACTATGAACTGCAGGGAAATATCACCTCTAATCTGCACGATGTCGAGAAGTTGCGCAAGGGCTGCACCGAgacccaaaaacaaatatggGTCCGCCAGCCAGTTACACGTACTTTCAGTGGAACCTGCGGCGATGGCAATGTGGTCCAGGAATGCGTCACCTACGAGTGAGTCAAGTCTTACTTCTGTCAACAATTTTTCACCATAATGTCTTTTGCAGTGTGATAAAGGTGGATCCCATTAAACTGGAACTGGCCCAGACGGCTTTAACAGGCCTATATGACATGGTGTGCCACGCGTATACCAACAACTCTATTACAGCCAAGATAACCAAAGTAAAGGTAGACCAAATCATCAATGATCTGCTGGCCTATCCCAATTTAGATGATCAGTCGGTGGTTTCATTGAACTACACACAATCTGGACAGGCTCTGGAGTGTGTTTCCCAACTGAGGCGAGCCATATCCATACTTTTCAGCTTCGTTCGGAGGCCCAGTCCAAATGCAGTAATTCAATTCTTCAGAGAAAAAAGTGTGAGAACATATCTAAACCTTATTATCCCATCAGAATTTCGACAAAGACCTCAAGGAATGGCTGCGCAAACTGATTGCTCTGCAACTGTTACTGGCTACAAGAGAGGATCACTGGTTCCTGCTATTCAACATCCTGCGCTGTCCGAATGGTGTCGGGTCCTGGGCCGCCCAATTCCTGCAATTACCTGGAACGCGAGCAGTGCGCCGTGGTTCGCAACAGAACGAACTGCCACTAGACCTAAACTCTCCCGAACTTAACCACTGCATGGCTGTGCTGCAGATTTTGCTGATGCCCGTGAAAAAGCGTAACGAATATCTCAAGAGTCAGGCTCAAGCTCACCGCGAACTTTCTGCTACGACGGGAGCCACTGATCGCTGGATAGTGGTGGATTCCGATGGCGAGGACTCGCATACATCTGCTGGCGAATGCATAGGCTTGAAGGAAAGCGACCTAATCGCACTACTTAACCAGTTGCCTTTCGAGAAAATCTTTACGTGAGTTGGAATGTCAAAATGTGTTATTTGATTTGGTTCTAAAAAGGCTAATCCTTAGCTCGGCCCTGCGCATTGAAAAATTTCTGGACGACTATATTCTCGAACCGGATATGATCACTGCCCAACAAATGCTCGCCGTggtagtttttttttcccaaCTTGTGAAAACAATAGGTGATGGACTGCTGACCTACAATAACGAGCGATATAAGCAACTGGCAAAACGGCTTGGTCGTCTGGTCCGACATACCCTGCAATATGTGTTCGATTACAACGAACTGTTCATGTAACTAGATCACGTTAGGTTaaagtaattatacccgttatttttatttatttacttaactaCTTTGTAGAAACAACAACCTCTTCAAATCATCAGATATGTACGAGCGCATCCAAGTGGAATTACAAGCCTTACTTGTACGCGCCTGCGGCTACATATACCGCACCCGAAACCTTGGCACCTGGCAATACTTTTCCACGTTGCCCTTCGGAACCTTGGATGCAGAGGTGATCTGGcacttattttattatctaAATGTGGGTTTCCCCACGGATTTGGCCAACGATTTAGTGAGCAATGCAGAGGCAGCCTTTCAAGCAGAAGACTTTTGGCGCAAATTCGATTTAGCGAATGCCGATGTGGCACCCGAGGATATGTACTACCTCTTGCAGACCTTCTTTGAGATGGCCAACGAACGAAATCGCTCTAAGGATGCAAGTCTCGTCAAGGCAATCTGCCTGCACATCTTTCACATTGGATATATTCATCAATCTACGAGGGAAATTTGCTATAAAACTGCGCGTGATATGCTAGCCAACTTAATGGATGAGGATCTGTTTGGTTGTCTGTTGGTTCAGCTGAAGATGCGATACGGAGAAGTAGATCAAGCGGCTTATCTTTTTAAAGCTCTACCTTTGGAAAACTGGCACCCCAGCATGGATAGCTTTGAAGTGCTATCAAATTGGCTTCTTCACTTTGACTACCAATCTTCGGAGAGTCATTTAGCTCGCTTGATCATCAGTCACTTAAACTGGGGATTAGACTGCGAGGGTCGACTTTTCCTGCCACACAACATACACGTGAGAATGGCTCACCTGGTGAATGAATCTCTGAATAAATACGCTTCGGAGGTTATTGGTGCCTCCGGCATTTCTGAGAGCGTGCGTCAAGTGTCTTCCCTTATTGACTCCACGCAATCGAGTCGAGAGCAGTTTACGAACTGGTGCTGGCGCATGGTCTCCGTCTTGCGGCTTCATCTGATGGACCAAGGAGTGGAGTCCGTAAAGCGCACTCTCCAACATCCCACGGAACCACTACTTTTTATTCCCGAACTGGAAAGAATGGATATGATCTTCCAGGGCGTAAATGAGAACAGACCCCTGGCTTTATATGTGGGTATGTTGGTCAGCCTGCATGGCCATTCTATTCCGCTGATCTGCCAGCATGGATTTAACCTTCTTCAGCAACTGCTTCTGGATCACCGTCACGCGGCCACAATTCGCTGCTTGGAGTTAATCGTACCATTGTTTTTGGAAACGCCAGAAACTCTGGCCAATTGTGAAAGGTTCGCTATTGAATCGGGAATTTGGTAATTTAACAGTATAATCTATTCCTATTCTAGTTTTCAGAGACTTATGACCACTCTGCTAAATGCGGATCGTACCTATTTAAAGCTGGCTAAGGACATGGTCTACGCAAATTCTATCGGCCCAATTCTGGAATTATTAGATAACATGTTGCACCATCAGATTATCTCATATACAAAGTAAGCgcatattttataatttatttactaattATTACAAagctatttattattgtgaCAGCTATGGTCTTTGTTCGCCGCTTAATCTTCTCAACATCTGGCTCAACTGTTTTACCACACTGCCAGGATGGTCCCAGAACTCCAATTTATTGTATCTCCTTGATAGAATGCTACGTATTTCGTACCAGTTTCCCGACTGCCGTGCTCAGGCAGTTGAATTTTTCTACAATTACTACAAGGTAAATATTCAAATCAAGGATACGTATTTTAAATCCTCTACAGCTTAACTAATGACATGTTTTCTCCACCACAGGATTGCACAGATTGGAAGTCAGCACCTAAGGGCTCAGCTCTGAAAGCTTTCTTCGGCGGACAGTCTGTCTCTCGCATTCCCTTGATCTCGCCTCAAAACTGCTGGCTGAATTTAGTGATTCTTGAGATTGAGTTCCGTTTAGTGGACACGCGTATCTTTCCCGAACTTTTGCGACAAATTTCCGCTCAACCTGTGGAAGCAGCTCTCAAAAAAACCATCACCTTGAGCAAAACCAACAGCTTTCCCGCCAGCCAGCTGGTGATATTTAAGTACGCTCAACTGCTGGCCAGCATGGACAGCACTCACGCTTTATTTCCTATCGTTTGCCAAAAATTTTTCGAACTCTATCTGTGGCGAGTGCCGACAGAAAACGAATCACTTAACTTTAGTCACAATTTCGGGGTATCCGACAAGTTTTATGAATACAATGTGCCTTTAATGAAATGTATTAAGTCCCAACTGAAGTCCGCTGACTCGTACTATTCTGCACTAGCAACCAAAAACGCCAGTGACGATGCCATGGCCGACTTCTATCGAAACTGTTGCCAGCTAATGCAGAACTGCATGCTTTGGCTGGAGGAAACTCAAATAAATCGCTTTACCAGTGATACAGAGCACCTGCCCGCCCAGTATAATTCTGAGAAGCTACGTGAACTGTTAAGTGGTCATGTCAACCACTGGACGGAGTTCCTATGCCTCGCTTCGTTACGCAAGGAGCAACGCCATCAGGCTGATCAGTGGGGCCGAAAAGTGATGCGACTTCCCAACCAAAAGGCTCCAAGGACACCAGTACAACCCAAGCCCCGACAGCCCCCTGCTCAACACATTAAAAGCCTGCTAAATAGTTACGAGAAGATTGTCGAGAATCCGGTTCATGTTCGTGTGGAACCTATCAAGACGCCGCCGATCGATGGAAATATTGTTATTCAGATTCAGAAAAAAATTAACACGTTGAACTCAACGGCCAAGTAAgaagcaaacttttttttatagtaTACACCTCAACATTACTGATTAATCATACAATTGTTAGCAACTACCATTATAAGACGTCCGAGTTAAATTCCCTGGACCTGAACTATTTGGAAAGAGTGCCCACACTATACTCTATGATTCCCTATGAAGAAACCAGGCGGAAGGAGTGCACATCCCTGCTCTTCAAGCGAAACTGTACTGCTCCTGCCCTTATAAAACTTACTCCGGAGCATATTCGAATCAACGACGTTATATCCCGAAAACAAACGCAGAATCGGGAAAGGCATGATAAAATCATTGAGGATATATTGATGGCTATGAATGTAGACAGTTTTGCTCAAGCCATCGAGGAATTGGGCGTCTGTGTCGGTGCCCTTCTGGTTGCCCCGTTGGAGTCAAGAGTTACGCAGATTGGCGTGCAGGTGTTCTACCATGTAGTGGATAACCTTAACGAGGTGACAATGAAATTTCAACCAACACATGACCTGTACTTTCAGGTGTTGGAGAAGCTTGGAGTGAGTAATACATTTGTGATTGCTAAGATTTCATTTaaccaattatatttttaaggtTTACCTGGAAGCAGACCAGGCAACCCAGGGATTGAAGGTTCTTCGTCTGGCGCTCAAACGACCAGATCTTTTAGAACTGCTGGCTGGAGTCTTTGTGCCCAGTCGCACTGACGTGGATCACTTTCTGCCCATGTACGAGTTCCTTATTGACTCGCATCTCAAGCACTGCGATACACAGACTCTGTTCGTACTATTCTCAAAATTCGACCTTTTGGGATGGATGGAGGCCTATCAGCCAAAACTGAGCGAGATCAACCGTCTGCTTTTGTTGGTCCTGCAGGGACTGGAGGCGTGGTCTCAGCCCGATAGCAGTCTGTTACAAGATCTGTTCCGTAGGCATCTAGTGCATATTTTTGGTTACGATTTCCCACAACACTACGGCGAGGTAATGCAGCTCGTTCTGGATCGCACGTCGGATCAAAAACTTATGCCACTTGTTCTTTTGGACCTCCTAAACGCTTTGTTTGTGCGCTCCAACTGTCCGGAGTTGTCTTTGGAGCAAAGCGAAGTGCGGGTGCACGAACTTGCCTTGGACTTTGCCCGACGTCAAAAGCTATTTACCCTAAAGGCGGCGACAGACACACTTCTACTCTTGTCCCGACACTTCCAAAAGGAGCGCCTCCATCATGGACTCCACGGATTGTATCCCAAGCACAAGGATTATTGCCAGGCGCTGGTCCTGTGGTTCACCTCTTTCGGTCATACGCTTCTCGCTTCGGCCATTTGCAGCTATCAAGAGCTACTAGCTGATCAAAGTAAGTCGGTCACTATTTCCGTAGTATCTCTAATATTTCCTCTTATTTTTTAGTCAGCGATATTGTGTTTGGATCTATTGTGGAGACGTACAGCCCCTGGCTAATCCCCTATACCGAAGAGACGGTTAGTGGCGTAGCCCACTGGATTCGCCAGCTGACTCCTGGACAAAGCAAAGTGCTCTTACCATGGAGCGAGCAGCATGTTAGCAGCTGCAAACCTATGATCCGTTCATTCGTTGCCACCATATTACAAGTACTGCAGTATCTGCCTTCGTCAAACAAGATTCTGGAGCACGTATTCGCCTGGTACGTGCATCACTTTGCCCAATCCAACACAGCAGGCCACGTGCTGGCGCCCATTCACGAGGGATTGGCTCAATTGCCCTGGGAACGTTTCCTACCGCCGGCACAACACGTGGAGTGGCTCTATGATAGCCTGAACAAATTTCTGCCAGAATCACACGCCATGCTGGGTCACATATTCATTCGAATTGAATGGAATAATTGGTTTGCTCAGATGCCCCAGCCAGTGTCGATTCTCTCCCGACTATTCACCATATTCGTAAAGATCGCCTTCGAACCTAACATTCACATGCACCCCAATACCAGCAAGATTCTAGAGGATGCCATTCATTATCCATGGCATTTGGTGGACTACACtgagctggagcagctgctcaaGTGGTTCGTGGCCAGTGTGGAGCCCGCCATTGCCCTTAAGATCCCAGCCGAGAGTAACTATGCGGACCGCGCTGTTTTGGAGTATGTAAAATGCATGaatgtaaatttttctcaTATTCATCCAAACTGTTCCTTGTGCAGACTCCTTCGCCTGGCTTGTGCCATGTTGCCGGAACGCTCTGCGCAGGATGCTGTTGTTCTGGGTACCGCCAAACGAATGCTCTACACCCGCTCCATGGTTCGCATGCAGAGAGCATGCGGAGCCAAGCACCAAAAGCTATTAGTGACAAAGGAGGGCGAGCGTGCGTTTAGTAACGCGTTTCTAGAGCTGCTGGATAGCATCAATGGGGccatcagcagctgcagtgAGCATCGTACAATGGAAGAACAACGTAGAGAAGCACTCAACCTCATGCTGGAGCTGGTTGCGCCCACTCAGACGCAGAGCCAGGAAGTGTCCAAGTATAAATTACTAGATAGGTCTACATTTTCAGTTTAACCAATTGCACCTACGGGTTTTCAGCATACACATTAAGGCCCTTGTTTGGTGGCAGCAGCGTTGTTCTCCGGGCAACCTGGTCATGTGCTCCACCCTGCCCGCCATCGGTCACCTTAACACatacatcgccagcatttATTCACTGTTGGAGACCAGCATAGAGAACTACTTTCGCACCTCGCCGGAGAGTGCACCCTGGCACGCGCCCAGCTGGCAAGGTTTAATGGAGGCACTGAGCATGTCGCTGCCGAAACTGGACCTTATGCCGATCATGCAGGGTAGCTACTTCTTCTCCCTGCACGTTTTCGTGGTCTACAAGATGGAGGAGATCGTGACGAATGGCGATAAGGTGACCTTTTTGCAAGACCTCACCCAGTTACTGGAGAATTTGAAAACCAGCCCACTGACAGAACCGCGGATGGCCCTAGTTTGGGGCGTGATCATTGCACGGGGCTGTCAAATTGCGCAGTTCAACCAGCAGGTGAAAAAGCCACTTCACATGCTGGCGAGGCACCTACAGATTGCATCAACTAAGGCCGAAGGCTGGGGCGATGGTCTGCTGGGAGTGATTGGTCTCAAATCGGAGGTTATTACCAACAGGTTCGTTTTCCAAATTCTGAACATCGAACAAAGAAAATCCGCGTGGTTTACAATTCTGAGTTCATTTTCAGACGAAAGGTGTTAACCCGTTGCTTGGCTTGCGTGATCTTCTCGCTGTTTCCAGCTAATAGGGACCTTCGTTTGCCATCAGAAGAGTACGAGAGTGCGCTCCGGGAGCTATCTATGCTGCTGGCCAACAAGAAGTTCACCGACATCAAGCCCTTGATTGTTCGGGCCGTTAGCCTGCTCAAGGAGACCACATTTCCTGACATCCGGGCCATACCTCATATGGTCTGCCGCCTAATCAGCATCTTCTATGAGGAGAGCTACCTGACAACCATTCCAGAGGTCTGGGACTTTGCCTTCAAGTTGAT is a window encoding:
- the LOC122622646 gene encoding ectopic P granules protein 5 homolog isoform X2; its protein translation is MATLVKPKKQSKRTYNRGPIQKEEEEEHAELSTSEEQRPSENVSLLEEFERVAALASSSSGEAIISHECCISSDVGEPPQEPETKEHTETEAQPSAPSAPPSTTGHIVQYPNLQPMQMSNAQVEEHSAKIVYRQAESPTGFALARSHIKPLSTEELRRIYDCPDLELAKQFELEFLMNSLLESSEADPLYAAVMEYYELQGNITSNLHDVEKLRKGCTETQKQIWVRQPVTRTFSGTCGDGNVVQECVTYDVIKVDPIKLELAQTALTGLYDMVCHAYTNNSITAKITKVKVDQIINDLLAYPNLDDQSVVSLNYTQSGQALECVSQLRRAISILFSFVRRPSPNANFDKDLKEWLRKLIALQLLLATREDHWFLLFNILRCPNGVGSWAAQFLQLPGTRAVRRGSQQNELPLDLNSPELNHCMAVLQILLMPVKKRNEYLKSQAQAHRELSATTGATDRWIVVDSDGEDSHTSAGECIGLKESDLIALLNQLPFEKIFTSALRIEKFLDDYILEPDMITAQQMLAVVVFFSQLVKTIGDGLLTYNNERYKQLAKRLGRLVRHTLQYVFDYNELFINNNLFKSSDMYERIQVELQALLVRACGYIYRTRNLGTWQYFSTLPFGTLDAEVIWHLFYYLNVGFPTDLANDLVSNAEAAFQAEDFWRKFDLANADVAPEDMYYLLQTFFEMANERNRSKDASLVKAICLHIFHIGYIHQSTREICYKTARDMLANLMDEDLFGCLLVQLKMRYGEVDQAAYLFKALPLENWHPSMDSFEVLSNWLLHFDYQSSESHLARLIISHLNWGLDCEGRLFLPHNIHVRMAHLVNESLNKYASEVIGASGISESVRQVSSLIDSTQSSREQFTNWCWRMVSVLRLHLMDQGVESVKRTLQHPTEPLLFIPELERMDMIFQGVNENRPLALYVGMLVSLHGHSIPLICQHGFNLLQQLLLDHRHAATIRCLELIVPLFLETPETLANCESFQRLMTTLLNADRTYLKLAKDMVYANSIGPILELLDNMLHHQIISYTNYGLCSPLNLLNIWLNCFTTLPGWSQNSNLLYLLDRMLRISYQFPDCRAQAVEFFYNYYKDCTDWKSAPKGSALKAFFGGQSVSRIPLISPQNCWLNLVILEIEFRLVDTRIFPELLRQISAQPVEAALKKTITLSKTNSFPASQLVIFKYAQLLASMDSTHALFPIVCQKFFELYLWRVPTENESLNFSHNFGVSDKFYEYNVPLMKCIKSQLKSADSYYSALATKNASDDAMADFYRNCCQLMQNCMLWLEETQINRFTSDTEHLPAQYNSEKLRELLSGHVNHWTEFLCLASLRKEQRHQADQWGRKVMRLPNQKAPRTPVQPKPRQPPAQHIKSLLNSYEKIVENPVHVRVEPIKTPPIDGNIVIQIQKKINTLNSTANNYHYKTSELNSLDLNYLERVPTLYSMIPYEETRRKECTSLLFKRNCTAPALIKLTPEHIRINDVISRKQTQNRERHDKIIEDILMAMNVDSFAQAIEELGVCVGALLVAPLESRVTQIGVQVFYHVVDNLNEVTMKFQPTHDLYFQVLEKLGVYLEADQATQGLKVLRLALKRPDLLELLAGVFVPSRTDVDHFLPMYEFLIDSHLKHCDTQTLFVLFSKFDLLGWMEAYQPKLSEINRLLLLVLQGLEAWSQPDSSLLQDLFRRHLVHIFGYDFPQHYGEVMQLVLDRTSDQKLMPLVLLDLLNALFVRSNCPELSLEQSEVRVHELALDFARRQKLFTLKAATDTLLLLSRHFQKERLHHGLHGLYPKHKDYCQALVLWFTSFGHTLLASAICSYQELLADQISDIVFGSIVETYSPWLIPYTEETVSGVAHWIRQLTPGQSKVLLPWSEQHVSSCKPMIRSFVATILQVLQYLPSSNKILEHVFAWYVHHFAQSNTAGHVLAPIHEGLAQLPWERFLPPAQHVEWLYDSLNKFLPESHAMLGHIFIRIEWNNWFAQMPQPVSILSRLFTIFVKIAFEPNIHMHPNTSKILEDAIHYPWHLVDYTELEQLLKWFVASVEPAIALKIPAESNYADRAVLELLRLACAMLPERSAQDAVVLGTAKRMLYTRSMVRMQRACGAKHQKLLVTKEGERAFSNAFLELLDSINGAISSCSEHRTMEEQRREALNLMLELVAPTQTQSQEVSNIHIKALVWWQQRCSPGNLVMCSTLPAIGHLNTYIASIYSLLETSIENYFRTSPESAPWHAPSWQGLMEALSMSLPKLDLMPIMQGSYFFSLHVFVVYKMEEIVTNGDKVTFLQDLTQLLENLKTSPLTEPRMALVWGVIIARGCQIAQFNQQVKKPLHMLARHLQIASTKAEGWGDGLLGVIGLKSEVITNRRKVLTRCLACVIFSLFPANRDLRLPSEEYESALRELSMLLANKKFTDIKPLIVRAVSLLKETTFPDIRAIPHMVCRLISIFYEESYLTTIPEVWDFAFKLIGT
- the LOC122622646 gene encoding ectopic P granules protein 5 homolog isoform X1, which translates into the protein MATLVKPKKQKSKRTYNRGPIQKEEEEEHAELSTSEEQRPSENVSLLEEFERVAALASSSSGEAIISHECCISSDVGEPPQEPETKEHTETEAQPSAPSAPPSTTGHIVQYPNLQPMQMSNAQVEEHSAKIVYRQAESPTGFALARSHIKPLSTEELRRIYDCPDLELAKQFELEFLMNSLLESSEADPLYAAVMEYYELQGNITSNLHDVEKLRKGCTETQKQIWVRQPVTRTFSGTCGDGNVVQECVTYDVIKVDPIKLELAQTALTGLYDMVCHAYTNNSITAKITKVKVDQIINDLLAYPNLDDQSVVSLNYTQSGQALECVSQLRRAISILFSFVRRPSPNANFDKDLKEWLRKLIALQLLLATREDHWFLLFNILRCPNGVGSWAAQFLQLPGTRAVRRGSQQNELPLDLNSPELNHCMAVLQILLMPVKKRNEYLKSQAQAHRELSATTGATDRWIVVDSDGEDSHTSAGECIGLKESDLIALLNQLPFEKIFTSALRIEKFLDDYILEPDMITAQQMLAVVVFFSQLVKTIGDGLLTYNNERYKQLAKRLGRLVRHTLQYVFDYNELFINNNLFKSSDMYERIQVELQALLVRACGYIYRTRNLGTWQYFSTLPFGTLDAEVIWHLFYYLNVGFPTDLANDLVSNAEAAFQAEDFWRKFDLANADVAPEDMYYLLQTFFEMANERNRSKDASLVKAICLHIFHIGYIHQSTREICYKTARDMLANLMDEDLFGCLLVQLKMRYGEVDQAAYLFKALPLENWHPSMDSFEVLSNWLLHFDYQSSESHLARLIISHLNWGLDCEGRLFLPHNIHVRMAHLVNESLNKYASEVIGASGISESVRQVSSLIDSTQSSREQFTNWCWRMVSVLRLHLMDQGVESVKRTLQHPTEPLLFIPELERMDMIFQGVNENRPLALYVGMLVSLHGHSIPLICQHGFNLLQQLLLDHRHAATIRCLELIVPLFLETPETLANCESFQRLMTTLLNADRTYLKLAKDMVYANSIGPILELLDNMLHHQIISYTNYGLCSPLNLLNIWLNCFTTLPGWSQNSNLLYLLDRMLRISYQFPDCRAQAVEFFYNYYKDCTDWKSAPKGSALKAFFGGQSVSRIPLISPQNCWLNLVILEIEFRLVDTRIFPELLRQISAQPVEAALKKTITLSKTNSFPASQLVIFKYAQLLASMDSTHALFPIVCQKFFELYLWRVPTENESLNFSHNFGVSDKFYEYNVPLMKCIKSQLKSADSYYSALATKNASDDAMADFYRNCCQLMQNCMLWLEETQINRFTSDTEHLPAQYNSEKLRELLSGHVNHWTEFLCLASLRKEQRHQADQWGRKVMRLPNQKAPRTPVQPKPRQPPAQHIKSLLNSYEKIVENPVHVRVEPIKTPPIDGNIVIQIQKKINTLNSTANNYHYKTSELNSLDLNYLERVPTLYSMIPYEETRRKECTSLLFKRNCTAPALIKLTPEHIRINDVISRKQTQNRERHDKIIEDILMAMNVDSFAQAIEELGVCVGALLVAPLESRVTQIGVQVFYHVVDNLNEVTMKFQPTHDLYFQVLEKLGVYLEADQATQGLKVLRLALKRPDLLELLAGVFVPSRTDVDHFLPMYEFLIDSHLKHCDTQTLFVLFSKFDLLGWMEAYQPKLSEINRLLLLVLQGLEAWSQPDSSLLQDLFRRHLVHIFGYDFPQHYGEVMQLVLDRTSDQKLMPLVLLDLLNALFVRSNCPELSLEQSEVRVHELALDFARRQKLFTLKAATDTLLLLSRHFQKERLHHGLHGLYPKHKDYCQALVLWFTSFGHTLLASAICSYQELLADQISDIVFGSIVETYSPWLIPYTEETVSGVAHWIRQLTPGQSKVLLPWSEQHVSSCKPMIRSFVATILQVLQYLPSSNKILEHVFAWYVHHFAQSNTAGHVLAPIHEGLAQLPWERFLPPAQHVEWLYDSLNKFLPESHAMLGHIFIRIEWNNWFAQMPQPVSILSRLFTIFVKIAFEPNIHMHPNTSKILEDAIHYPWHLVDYTELEQLLKWFVASVEPAIALKIPAESNYADRAVLELLRLACAMLPERSAQDAVVLGTAKRMLYTRSMVRMQRACGAKHQKLLVTKEGERAFSNAFLELLDSINGAISSCSEHRTMEEQRREALNLMLELVAPTQTQSQEVSNIHIKALVWWQQRCSPGNLVMCSTLPAIGHLNTYIASIYSLLETSIENYFRTSPESAPWHAPSWQGLMEALSMSLPKLDLMPIMQGSYFFSLHVFVVYKMEEIVTNGDKVTFLQDLTQLLENLKTSPLTEPRMALVWGVIIARGCQIAQFNQQVKKPLHMLARHLQIASTKAEGWGDGLLGVIGLKSEVITNRRKVLTRCLACVIFSLFPANRDLRLPSEEYESALRELSMLLANKKFTDIKPLIVRAVSLLKETTFPDIRAIPHMVCRLISIFYEESYLTTIPEVWDFAFKLIGT